A window of the Eulemur rufifrons isolate Redbay chromosome 6, OSU_ERuf_1, whole genome shotgun sequence genome harbors these coding sequences:
- the TAF1D gene encoding TATA box-binding protein-associated factor RNA polymerase I subunit D, translated as MDKSGMDSLDYMTLDSAVETENQSDNSSGSSLFKTQCVPYSPKRSQRNPIRTFVLLPESVQARDSSSDSSIEPVTLKAIFDRFKNRKRKYRKRKYVPTGRQRGRPKGSKNTRRSQISKKLLEDKGPGFPFLESETDRKPLPWRKILNFEQAVARGFFNYIEKLKYEHHLKESLKQMDVGEELENEDFDSRRYKYLDDDGSISPIEESVAEDQDAAHTEQDECDIKLGADSCFIISSDFPRKISVHVEQKNGTKEAAVSKKRATKAKNIGQRTPWRQEHEYQRRPLS; from the exons ATGGATAAGTCAGGAATGGATTCTCTTGACTACATGACATTGGACTCAGCTgtggaaactgaaaatcaaag TGATAACTCTTCTGGTAGCAGCTTATTTAAAACGCAGTGTGTTCCTTACTCACCTAAACGGAGTCAAAGAAACCCCATTAGAACATTTGTTCTTTTGCCTGAAAGTGTTCAGGCAAGAGATTCATCAAGTGATTCATCTATAGAACCAGTGACTTTAAAAGCTATTTTTGATAGATTCAAGAATAGGAAACGTAAATACAGAAAGAGGAAATACGTACCAACAGGAAGACAAAGGGGAAGACCAAAAGGAAGTAAAAACACTAGACGTTCACAAATAAGTAAGAAACTATTGGAAGACAAAGGACCTGGGTTCCCATTTTTGGAATCAGAGACTGACAGAAAACCGTTACcttggagaaaaattttaaattttgag CAAGCTGTTGCAAGAGGATTTTTCAACTACATTGAAAAACTGAAGTATGAGCACCACCTTAAAGAATCATTGAAACAAATGGATGTTGGCgaagaattagaaaatgaagattttgatAGTCGTCGATACAAATATTTGGATGATGATGGATCCATTTCTCCTATTGAAGAGTCAGT AGCAGAGGATCAGGATGCAGCACATACTGAACAGGATGAATGTGATATTAAATTGGGA gcaGATAGTTGTTTCATAATAAGTTCTGATTTCCCAAGGAAGATCAGTGTACATGTAGAACAAAAGAATGGTACTAAAGAAGCTGCTGTGTCTAAAAAGAGAGCTACAAAGGCCAAAAACATTGGACAGAGGACACCATGGAGACAGGAACATGAATATCAAAGAAG gcctttATCTTGA